The Lysobacter sp. HDW10 genome window below encodes:
- a CDS encoding OmpA family protein produces the protein MNKKLLCAALLCGMGVAQAASAQEFDDRWYVSGSTGVNFQDSDRGTEDALFGTLGFGKFWTPNWSVDLEANYQNPDKTSNPNLWWTQYGLSVDARYHFRNADSKWWPYVKFGLGMQRHEEEFAATCGPAAGIPMQADCPAQHEDNNAAANLGVGLQFDFGRVDLRTELGARVDFDKEQGRRPQDQQSQFTDLLASVGLTVALGPDRAAPVVEAPVVDNCADKDGDGDGVNDCNDKCPDSTAGQAVGPDGCAVPLTIDLKGVNFDFDKSKLRPDAIAILNEGIEILKRYPDLRVEVAGHTDLCGADTYNQALSERRARAVYDYMASNGIDAGRMAGPVGYGESRPLVSTAQTKPDCKNETNRRTELNVQN, from the coding sequence ATGAACAAGAAACTCCTCTGCGCCGCCCTCTTGTGCGGTATGGGCGTGGCGCAAGCCGCTTCTGCCCAGGAGTTCGACGACCGCTGGTATGTCTCAGGCAGCACCGGTGTCAACTTCCAGGATTCTGATCGCGGTACTGAGGATGCGCTGTTCGGCACCTTGGGCTTCGGTAAGTTCTGGACCCCGAACTGGTCCGTGGATTTGGAAGCTAACTACCAAAACCCGGATAAGACTTCGAACCCGAACCTGTGGTGGACCCAATACGGTCTGTCCGTTGACGCGCGTTACCACTTCCGCAATGCGGACAGCAAGTGGTGGCCCTACGTGAAGTTCGGCTTGGGCATGCAACGTCACGAAGAAGAGTTCGCTGCTACCTGTGGTCCGGCTGCTGGCATCCCGATGCAAGCTGATTGCCCGGCTCAGCACGAAGACAACAACGCAGCTGCCAACCTCGGCGTTGGTCTGCAATTCGACTTCGGTCGCGTTGACCTGCGCACGGAACTCGGCGCACGCGTTGATTTCGACAAAGAGCAAGGTCGTCGCCCGCAAGATCAACAATCGCAGTTCACCGACCTCTTGGCTTCGGTTGGCTTGACCGTGGCTTTGGGCCCGGATCGCGCTGCTCCGGTTGTTGAAGCACCGGTTGTCGACAACTGCGCCGACAAAGACGGCGACGGTGACGGCGTCAACGATTGCAACGACAAGTGCCCGGATTCGACCGCTGGTCAAGCCGTCGGCCCGGACGGTTGCGCTGTTCCGTTGACGATCGACCTGAAGGGTGTCAACTTCGACTTCGATAAGTCCAAGCTGCGTCCCGACGCGATCGCCATCCTGAACGAAGGCATCGAAATCCTGAAGCGTTACCCCGACCTGCGCGTTGAAGTTGCCGGCCACACCGACTTGTGCGGCGCCGACACCTACAACCAAGCTTTGTCGGAACGTCGTGCACGCGCTGTGTATGACTACATGGCTTCGAATGGTATCGACGCTGGCCGTATGGCCGGTCCGGTCGGCTACGGCGAAAGCCGTCCGCTGGTCAGCACCGCTCAAACCAAGCCGGATTGCAAGAACGAAACCAACCGTCGTACCGAACTCAACGTCCAAAACTAA